ATCTTCGGCGCAATGACGACGCGGCAGTAGCCTTGCAGAGGGTTGTTGCGGTAGTAGCCTTGGTGATACGCCTCGGCTTGATAGAACGACTCGAACGGCGTCAACTCGGTCACGATCGGGTCGTCCCAGAGCTTGGCCGCTTCGACCTCGGCGATGACTTGCCTGGCAATCTCGCGCTGTTCGGGTGAGTGATAGAAGATGACCGAGCGATATTGCGTGCCCACGTCTGCGCCTTGGCGATTCAGCGTAGTCGGGTCGTGGATGACGAAGAAAATCTCCAGCAGCTCGCGGAATGTAACGACGCGAGGGTCGAACGTGATCTGCACCACTTCGGCGTGGCCGGTTGTCCCCATGCATACCGCTTCGTAGCTCGGGTGCGGCACCCGCCCGCCGGCGTAGCCCGACTCGACGCGGAGCACGCCGTTCACTTGCTCATACACCGCTTCGAGGCACCAGAAGCACCCGCCGCCCAGCGTGGCCACGGCGGGTGCGCCGGCGATGTCGTCATTCGCGTTGCTTTGTAGATTCGTCATCGGTCTTTCTCCGGCGATCCTGTCCGGTCGCCTGCGCCGATGTTACCCGTTGTATTTCGGCTTGGATCAACGCTTCCCCCGTCGCCGCGGAGCAACTTCGCCTCATGTTGCTACGACTTCAGTTGCGTGTTGCGCAGTCGTAGGTTGCGTTCCACAATCCGGCCATGCCCTGGATCGAAACCATCCCACCCGACGCAGCCGGCCCTGAGCTGCGCGCCATCTATGCACAGATCTACGCCCTCTACCCGCCGAGCTACCGCGATGCCGTGCCGGCGCTCACCAACCCCGACGGCAGCGAAGATAGCATCATCGCGGCGCACAGCTTGATCCCTCAGGCAATGCTGCACATCGGCTCAGCGCTGGGTGTGCTCTACCAGCCCGATCTGCCGCTCACCCGCCGGCAGCAGGAGATGATCGCTGCCGTCGTCAGCGCGCAGAACCGCTGCTTCTACTGAACGGAGAGCCACGTCGAGTTCCTGCGTCGGGAATCGCTCGACGACGAACTCGCCGCCGCGTTGCGGACGGATTACACCCAGGCCAACGTAAACGTGCAAGATCGCGCCATGCTCGACTTCGTCGTGAAGATGACGAAGCACGCCTACAAGATGACCGAGCGCGATGTGCAGGCGCTGCGCGGCGTGGGCTTCGACGATCGGGCGATCTTGCAGATCGTCATGATCGCCGGCTGGTTCAACTACGCCAATCGTGTGGCCGATGCGCTGGGGCTGGGCAAGTCGGCAGCCGGCAGCGCATCCATCCTACGGGACACGCCGCCGACCTGACAGATCTCATGACCGTACCGACCTGAGTGACTCGACCGAGGCCATCACGCCGTCGGCAGTGGCGCAGGGGCTGCCGGCTCGGCAACGACGCCGCTCGTGCCGGTGAACTGCCGGTAGGCCAGCGTCCAAACTGCCGAACTGAATGCCGCAAAGAGCGCATAGATGATGGCGCTGATGATCACAACGACCAGGAACGTTAGCCCGCCGAGGATGAGCGTGCCGGCGCCGACGCCGCCTTCGCTGCCTGCGCCGAAGATGATGCTGATCAA
The window above is part of the Candidatus Roseilinea sp. genome. Proteins encoded here:
- the msrA gene encoding peptide methionine sulfoxide reductase MsrA: MTNLQSNANDDIAGAPAVATLGGGCFWCLEAVYEQVNGVLRVESGYAGGRVPHPSYEAVCMGTTGHAEVVQITFDPRVVTFRELLEIFFVIHDPTTLNRQGADVGTQYRSVIFYHSPEQREIARQVIAEVEAAKLWDDPIVTELTPFESFYQAEAYHQGYYRNNPLQGYCRVVIAPKIAKFRKLFADKLKRQSAG